Proteins from a genomic interval of Arachis hypogaea cultivar Tifrunner chromosome 10, arahy.Tifrunner.gnm2.J5K5, whole genome shotgun sequence:
- the LOC140175696 gene encoding serine/threonine-protein phosphatase 7 long form homolog, whose amino-acid sequence MLQCDYFTPPDRYNQVVEGHLWETGFYHISHIGIVQYLLALVNTLIERWRPETHTFYLPVGECAMTLEDVAIILGLLTNGLPVTEPTLSSYEALEAEYLDQFGVAPRKTECRGSFIKLTWFRALKDRIVLADNIQIQRYVKCHIILLFCTVIFGDKSGAGVHWKFLPLLHNFSGIIQFSWDRWHNWECADRPYRYRSLAHFRRALDDLQEGHFVWEAYAMGRIEAHLIPPDIRQHSAIWSAIIPLISFECIEWHASNRLRRHFGLTQGISHQEWDLGEAHGEVLTGPKNQDWSRTHSFWVMHSTN is encoded by the exons ATGTTGCAATGTGACTACTTCACACCGCCAGACCGGTATAATCAGGTTGTAGAGGGACATTTATGGGAGACAGGCTTTTATCACATTTCCCATATTGGAATTGTCCAATATCTGTTGGCATTGGTTAATACTCTTATTGAAAGATGGCGTCCTGAGACTCACACATTCTATTTACCGGTTGGTGAGTGTGCGATGACGTTGGAGGACGTGGCGATTATTCTTGGTCTTCTGACAAATGGTTTGCCAGTTACAGAACCAACACTCAGCAGTTATGAGGCGTTAGAGGCTGAATACTTGGATCAGTTTGGTGTTGCACCTAGAAAGACAGAGTGTAGAGGAAGTTTCATTAAGTTGACCTGGTTTCGAGCACTGAAGGATCGTATAGTGTTAGCTGACAATATTCAGATTCAGAGATATGTGAAGTGCcacataatattattattttgtaccGTTATATTTGGAGATAAGTCTGGGGCAGGGGTGCACTGGAAGTTTCTGCCGTTACTCCACAACTTTTCTGGGATCATACAGTTTAGCTGGGATCG GTGGCATAATTGGGAGTGTGCCGATCGGCCCTACAGATATCGTAGTCTTGCTCACTTTAGGAGAGCATTGGATGATCTGCAAGAAGGACAT TTTGTTTGGGAGGCTTATGCAATGGGGCGGATCGAAGCACACTTAATTCCTCCTGATATCCGTCAGCATTCGGCCATATGGAGTGCCATAATTCCGCTTATATCTTTTGAATGCATTGAGTGGCATGCATCTAATAGACTGAGGAGACATTTTGGCTTGACTCAGGGCATTTCTCATCAAGAGTGGGATCTAGGTGAAGCACATGGCGAGGTTTTAACCGGTCCCAAGAATCAAGATTGGTCTAGAACCCACTCATTCTGGGTTATGCATTCGACGAATTAG